A genomic window from Streptomyces mirabilis includes:
- a CDS encoding heavy metal transporter, with protein MPEPSPTPVRRGRLFRFGAAVVVTLALAGYLAVQYLTGGTGAPRCRVVSGKSDGASYEFTPEQAVNAATISAVGTTRGLPERAVAIALATALQESGLRNIQHGDRDSLGLFQQRPSQGWGTTKQIMDPTYAAGIFYEHLAKVPGYTRLPLTVAAQRVQRSGYPQAYAKHEPDATLLAAALTGHAAATLTCEGRPGATPVGGPDSVRAALVRDFGREVLQEAGADVSTAGSPASSTASPTLAPSPSVSGRTVTVPVRKDPTGASTVRQRGWELAHWAVANSSTLHIQRVSYAGREWTAGERNGEWRAAVAKGGSTTTQSAVEVRIVTAQ; from the coding sequence GTGCCAGAGCCGTCCCCCACTCCTGTCCGGCGCGGCCGCCTCTTCCGTTTCGGGGCAGCCGTCGTAGTCACGCTCGCGCTCGCGGGTTACCTCGCGGTGCAGTACCTCACGGGAGGGACGGGTGCGCCGCGCTGCAGAGTCGTCTCGGGCAAGAGCGACGGCGCGTCGTACGAGTTCACCCCGGAGCAGGCGGTGAACGCGGCGACGATCTCGGCGGTCGGCACCACCCGCGGGCTGCCGGAGCGCGCCGTGGCCATCGCGCTCGCGACCGCGCTCCAGGAGTCGGGACTGCGCAACATCCAGCACGGCGACCGGGACTCGCTCGGCCTGTTCCAGCAGCGCCCCTCGCAGGGCTGGGGCACGACGAAACAGATCATGGACCCGACGTACGCGGCCGGCATCTTCTACGAACACCTGGCCAAGGTGCCGGGCTACACGCGGCTGCCGCTCACCGTCGCCGCGCAGCGCGTGCAGCGCAGCGGCTATCCGCAGGCGTACGCGAAGCACGAGCCGGACGCGACGCTGCTGGCCGCGGCCCTGACCGGCCACGCGGCGGCCACGCTGACCTGCGAGGGCCGCCCGGGTGCGACCCCGGTCGGCGGCCCTGACTCGGTGCGCGCAGCGCTCGTGAGGGACTTCGGGCGTGAGGTGCTGCAGGAGGCGGGAGCCGATGTGAGCACCGCGGGCTCCCCCGCCTCCTCGACGGCTTCGCCGACGCTCGCCCCCTCGCCTAGCGTCTCCGGCCGGACCGTGACCGTGCCCGTGCGCAAGGACCCCACCGGCGCCTCCACCGTTCGCCAGCGCGGCTGGGAGCTGGCGCACTGGGCGGTGGCCAACTCCTCGACGCTGCACATCCAACGGGTCTCCTACGCGGGGCGGGAGTGGACGGCCGGGGAGAGGAACGGCGAGTGGCGTGCGGCGGTCGCCAAGGGCGGTTCGACGACGACGCAGTCCGCCGTCGAGGTCCGCATCGTCACCGCGCAGTAG
- a CDS encoding sec-independent translocase, whose product MFNDIGPLELVTLVVLAVLVFGPEKLPKMIQDVTRTIRKIREFSESAKADIREELGPEFKDFEFEDLNPKTFIRKQLDNDELGLKEIRNGFDLKKEMAEVTDAVHSRDTDSSSSSSSSGSSGGPIDMTKKPEKTDPDERPPFDADAT is encoded by the coding sequence GTGTTCAATGACATAGGACCGCTCGAGCTGGTGACGCTCGTTGTCCTTGCCGTGCTCGTCTTCGGTCCGGAAAAGCTCCCGAAGATGATCCAGGACGTCACCCGCACCATCCGCAAGATCCGCGAGTTCTCGGAGAGCGCAAAGGCGGACATCCGCGAGGAACTCGGCCCGGAGTTCAAGGACTTCGAGTTCGAGGACCTCAACCCCAAGACGTTCATCCGCAAGCAGCTGGACAACGACGAGCTGGGGCTCAAGGAGATCCGCAACGGCTTCGACCTGAAGAAGGAGATGGCCGAGGTCACGGACGCGGTGCACAGCCGCGACACGGACTCCTCCTCGTCTTCCTCGTCCTCCGGTTCCTCCGGCGGCCCGATCGACATGACCAAGAAGCCCGAGAAGACCGATCCGGACGAGCGCCCGCCCTTCGACGCGGACGCCACCTGA
- the folP gene encoding dihydropteroate synthase: MLRLGRHEFDPHEPVIMAIVNRTPDSFYDQGATFRDEPALARVDQAVAEGAAIIDIGGVKAGPGEEVTAEEEARRTVGFVAEVRRRFPDVIISVDTWRHEVGEAVCEAGADLLNDAWGGVDPRLAEVAARYGVGLVCTHAGGAEPRTRPHRIAYDDVVADILRVTVGLAERAVALGVPRESVLIDPGHDFGKNTRHSLEATRRLGEMVETGWPVLVSLSNKDFVGETLDKPVKERVVGTLATTAVSAWLGAQVYRVHEVAETRQVLDMVASIAGHRPPTVARRGLA; the protein is encoded by the coding sequence ATGCTCAGGCTGGGCAGGCACGAATTCGACCCGCACGAGCCGGTGATCATGGCCATCGTGAACCGGACCCCCGACTCCTTCTACGACCAGGGAGCCACCTTCCGCGACGAGCCCGCGCTCGCGCGTGTGGACCAGGCGGTGGCCGAGGGCGCCGCCATCATCGACATCGGCGGGGTCAAGGCCGGGCCCGGGGAAGAGGTGACCGCCGAGGAGGAGGCGCGCCGTACGGTCGGTTTCGTCGCCGAGGTGCGGCGGCGGTTCCCGGACGTGATCATCAGCGTCGACACCTGGCGGCACGAGGTCGGGGAGGCGGTCTGCGAGGCGGGGGCGGATCTGCTCAACGACGCGTGGGGTGGCGTGGATCCGCGGCTCGCGGAGGTGGCCGCGCGGTACGGGGTGGGGCTGGTGTGCACCCATGCCGGGGGCGCCGAGCCTCGTACGCGGCCGCATCGGATCGCCTACGACGACGTCGTGGCCGACATTCTGCGGGTGACCGTGGGGCTGGCCGAGCGGGCGGTGGCCCTGGGCGTGCCCCGGGAGTCCGTGTTGATCGACCCCGGGCACGACTTCGGGAAGAACACGCGGCACAGCCTGGAGGCGACGCGGCGGCTGGGCGAGATGGTGGAGACGGGGTGGCCCGTGCTTGTCTCCCTCTCCAACAAGGACTTCGTCGGGGAGACGCTCGACAAGCCGGTGAAGGAGCGGGTGGTGGGGACGTTGGCCACGACGGCGGTGTCGGCGTGGCTGGGGGCACAGGTGTATCGCGTCCACGAGGTCGCCGAGACGCGTCAGGTCCTGGACATGGTGGCGTCGATCGCGGGCCACCGCCCACCGACGGTGGCCCGCCGGGGTCTGGCGTAG
- a CDS encoding Mrp/NBP35 family ATP-binding protein yields MATEDAVREALATVNDPEIQRPITELGMVKSVEIGADGAVAVTVYLTVSGCPMRETITKNVTEAVSAVEGVTRVDVTLDVMSDEQRKELATALRGGQTEREVPFAKPGSLTRVYAVASGKGGVGKSSVTVNLAAAMAADGLKVGVVDADIYGHSVPRMLGAHGRPTQVENMIMPPSAHGVKVISIGMFTPGNAPVVWRGPMLHRALQQFLADVFWGDLDVLLLDLPPGTGDIAISVAQLVPNAEILVVTTPQQAAAEVAERAGSIAVQTHQKIVGVVENMSGLPCPHCGEMVDVFGTGGGQTVADGLTRTTGASVPVLGSIPIDVRLREGGDEGEPVVLTDPESPAGSALRAIAGKLGGRQRGLSGMSLGITPRNKF; encoded by the coding sequence ATGGCTACGGAAGACGCGGTGCGTGAAGCACTGGCGACGGTGAACGACCCCGAGATCCAGCGACCCATCACCGAGCTGGGGATGGTCAAATCGGTGGAGATCGGAGCGGATGGCGCGGTCGCGGTCACCGTGTATCTGACCGTCTCCGGCTGCCCGATGCGCGAGACCATCACGAAGAACGTGACGGAGGCGGTCTCGGCGGTCGAGGGTGTCACCCGCGTCGACGTGACCCTGGACGTGATGAGCGACGAGCAGCGCAAGGAACTGGCGACCGCGCTGCGCGGCGGTCAGACCGAGCGCGAGGTGCCCTTCGCCAAGCCGGGCTCACTCACGCGCGTGTACGCGGTCGCCTCCGGCAAGGGCGGTGTCGGCAAGTCCTCGGTGACCGTGAACCTCGCGGCGGCGATGGCGGCCGACGGCCTCAAGGTCGGCGTGGTCGACGCGGACATCTACGGCCACTCGGTGCCCCGCATGCTCGGCGCGCACGGCCGTCCGACCCAGGTCGAGAACATGATCATGCCGCCGTCCGCGCACGGCGTGAAGGTCATCTCCATCGGCATGTTCACCCCGGGCAACGCACCGGTGGTCTGGCGCGGCCCGATGCTCCACCGCGCCCTCCAGCAGTTCCTGGCGGACGTCTTCTGGGGCGACCTGGACGTCCTGCTCCTCGACCTCCCGCCGGGTACGGGCGACATCGCGATCTCGGTGGCCCAGCTGGTCCCGAACGCCGAGATCCTGGTCGTCACCACCCCGCAGCAGGCGGCGGCCGAGGTCGCCGAGCGCGCGGGCTCCATCGCCGTACAGACCCACCAGAAGATCGTGGGCGTGGTCGAGAACATGTCGGGCCTGCCGTGCCCGCACTGCGGCGAGATGGTCGACGTCTTCGGCACGGGCGGCGGTCAGACGGTCGCCGACGGCCTGACCCGCACCACCGGCGCGAGCGTTCCGGTCCTCGGCTCCATCCCGATCGACGTCCGCCTCCGCGAGGGCGGAGACGAGGGCGAGCCGGTCGTCCTGACCGACCCGGAGTCCCCCGCGGGCTCCGCCCTGCGCGCCATCGCCGGCAAGCTCGGCGGCCGCCAGCGCGGCCTGTCCGGCATGTCCCTGGGCATCACCCCGAGGAACAAGTTCTAG
- a CDS encoding DivIVA domain-containing protein: MFMFLFLVVALAVVVAAVTLSVVGGGESAPLPDAEPDRLVDPLPQDRPVNRADVESVRFPLVARGYRMADVDDALGRLGAELAERDARIADLEAALAGARATATMSLRKPAEGEQQ, encoded by the coding sequence ATGTTCATGTTCTTGTTCCTGGTCGTCGCGCTCGCCGTCGTGGTCGCCGCGGTGACACTGTCCGTGGTGGGCGGCGGCGAGAGCGCCCCCCTTCCCGACGCCGAGCCCGATCGGCTGGTGGACCCGCTGCCCCAGGACCGGCCGGTGAACCGCGCGGACGTGGAGTCCGTGCGCTTCCCGCTCGTCGCCCGCGGCTACCGCATGGCGGACGTGGACGACGCCCTCGGCCGGCTCGGCGCCGAGCTCGCCGAGCGGGACGCCAGGATCGCCGACCTGGAGGCCGCGCTGGCCGGCGCCCGCGCCACCGCGACCATGTCGCTGCGCAAGCCGGCCGAGGGGGAGCAGCAGTGA
- a CDS encoding DUF3117 domain-containing protein → MAAMKPRTGDGPLEVTKEGRGIVMRVPLEGGGRLVVELTPDEADALGDALKKVVG, encoded by the coding sequence ATGGCGGCCATGAAGCCGCGGACGGGCGATGGCCCGCTCGAGGTGACCAAGGAGGGGCGGGGCATCGTCATGCGCGTTCCGCTCGAAGGCGGCGGTCGGCTCGTCGTCGAGCTGACCCCTGACGAGGCCGACGCGCTCGGCGACGCCCTCAAGAAGGTCGTCGGCTGA
- a CDS encoding trypsin-like peptidase domain-containing protein translates to MNEGKPTKAKWWSRPRQVPPGVGEVGPVEDISGPGVDRDSDANHHSDRDHRPERDHQSDGDYELDRPATATAPTGVAGAVDAVGEASPYVAPAGSGARSGVGDGDFELERPAAALQGSAADAEAVGGPCDVVPAGRAPVAAVPAQQAPEDRPRPLHDPDPYSTPPYGEPGPWAPAPPVQHPAATPAHGTAMPPGPPPLPAPAPLPAPLPAPAPLPAPYPSNPHPAPAPWQNYDPWAAPGPLQQNGAAVETKTERRKRARKALVLGAVALALVSGGVGGAVGAYLERNGGVGDITLPQAAKEAPGRATDSVAGIAARALPSVVTLHVRGSGEADTGTGFVLDTRGHILTNNHVVEPAGSGGEITVTFSGGESARATVVGRDSGYDLAVVKVSGVVGLRPMALGNSDSVQVGDPVVAIGAPFDLANTVTSGIISAKERPITAGGAKGDGSDVSYVDALQTDAPINPGNSGGPLLDTRARVIGINSAIRSADGGTDLQGGQAGSIGLGFAIPVNQARRVAEELINTGRATHPVIGVMLDMDYPGDGARVGTKGGGAPVTAGGPGAKAGIKAGDVITEVDGQRVHSGEELIVKTRAHRPGDRLRLTLRRGGSQRTVTLVLGSASGG, encoded by the coding sequence ATGAACGAGGGGAAGCCCACGAAGGCGAAGTGGTGGAGTCGGCCCCGCCAGGTCCCTCCGGGGGTCGGCGAGGTGGGCCCGGTCGAGGACATCTCCGGACCCGGAGTGGACCGCGACTCCGACGCGAACCACCACTCCGACCGGGACCACCGGCCCGAGAGGGATCACCAGTCCGACGGGGACTACGAACTGGACCGGCCGGCGACGGCCACGGCTCCGACGGGTGTGGCCGGTGCGGTCGATGCGGTCGGTGAGGCTTCGCCGTACGTCGCACCGGCGGGGTCCGGTGCCAGGAGTGGTGTCGGCGACGGTGACTTCGAGCTGGAGCGTCCTGCCGCGGCTCTTCAGGGAAGCGCGGCGGATGCGGAGGCGGTCGGAGGCCCTTGCGACGTCGTGCCCGCGGGCCGGGCCCCCGTCGCCGCCGTACCGGCGCAGCAGGCCCCCGAAGACCGCCCCCGGCCCCTGCACGACCCCGACCCCTACAGCACCCCGCCGTACGGCGAGCCGGGCCCCTGGGCGCCCGCCCCGCCCGTCCAGCACCCGGCGGCCACCCCCGCGCACGGCACCGCCATGCCCCCGGGCCCGCCTCCGCTTCCGGCCCCGGCGCCGCTCCCGGCCCCGCTCCCCGCCCCGGCGCCGCTCCCGGCCCCGTATCCGAGCAACCCCCACCCGGCCCCCGCCCCGTGGCAGAACTACGACCCGTGGGCCGCCCCGGGACCGCTCCAGCAGAACGGGGCGGCTGTCGAGACGAAGACCGAGCGGCGCAAGCGGGCGAGGAAGGCGCTGGTCCTCGGGGCCGTGGCGCTCGCCCTCGTCTCCGGAGGCGTCGGAGGCGCCGTAGGGGCCTATCTGGAGCGCAACGGCGGGGTCGGTGACATCACACTGCCCCAGGCCGCCAAGGAGGCGCCCGGGCGGGCCACGGACAGCGTGGCCGGGATAGCGGCCCGCGCGCTGCCCAGCGTGGTCACCCTGCATGTGCGCGGCTCCGGCGAAGCGGACACCGGCACCGGGTTCGTGCTCGACACCCGGGGTCACATCCTCACCAACAACCACGTGGTCGAGCCGGCCGGCAGCGGCGGTGAGATAACCGTGACGTTCAGTGGCGGCGAGAGCGCCAGGGCCACCGTGGTCGGGCGCGACAGCGGCTACGACCTCGCCGTGGTCAAGGTGTCGGGAGTCGTCGGGCTGCGGCCCATGGCGCTGGGCAACTCCGACAGCGTCCAGGTGGGCGACCCCGTCGTCGCCATCGGCGCGCCCTTCGACCTCGCCAACACCGTCACCTCCGGGATCATCAGCGCCAAGGAGCGGCCCATCACGGCGGGCGGCGCGAAGGGCGACGGGAGCGACGTCTCGTACGTCGACGCGCTGCAGACCGACGCGCCCATCAATCCCGGCAACTCCGGCGGCCCCCTCCTCGACACCCGGGCCCGCGTCATCGGCATCAACAGCGCCATCCGCTCCGCCGACGGCGGCACCGACCTCCAGGGCGGCCAGGCCGGTTCCATCGGGCTCGGCTTCGCCATCCCCGTCAACCAGGCCAGGCGCGTCGCCGAGGAGCTGATCAACACCGGCCGGGCGACCCACCCGGTGATCGGGGTCATGCTCGACATGGACTACCCGGGCGACGGCGCCCGGGTCGGGACGAAGGGCGGCGGCGCGCCGGTCACCGCGGGTGGCCCCGGGGCCAAGGCGGGCATCAAGGCCGGCGACGTCATCACCGAGGTCGACGGACAGCGCGTCCACTCCGGTGAGGAGCTGATCGTGAAGACACGCGCCCACCGTCCCGGCGACAGGCTCCGGCTGACCCTGCGGCGGGGCGGCTCGCAGCGGACGGTCACCCTGGTCCTCGGCTCCGCGAGCGGCGGCTGA
- a CDS encoding O-methyltransferase, producing MSPGTGAALRLLAATVDAKAVAEIGTGTGVSGIHLLHGMRPDGVLTTVDPEPDRQQFARQAFRAAGFASNRARFIPGRALDVLPRLADAGYDLVFCDGDRLECLDYLAESLRLLRPGGLVVFEGVFADGRTVESGPQPAEVGRLRELLRAVRESQDLVPSLLPVGDGLLCGVKR from the coding sequence GTGTCGCCCGGCACGGGCGCCGCGCTGCGGTTGCTCGCCGCCACCGTGGACGCGAAAGCGGTGGCGGAGATCGGGACCGGGACCGGCGTCTCCGGAATTCATCTGCTGCACGGCATGCGGCCGGACGGGGTACTGACCACGGTCGATCCGGAACCGGACCGCCAGCAGTTCGCCCGCCAGGCCTTCCGCGCGGCGGGCTTCGCCAGCAACCGCGCCCGCTTCATCCCCGGCCGCGCGCTGGACGTCCTGCCCCGGCTCGCGGACGCGGGCTACGACCTCGTCTTCTGCGACGGCGACCGTCTGGAGTGCCTGGACTACCTCGCTGAATCGTTGCGCCTGCTGCGTCCGGGCGGGCTGGTCGTCTTCGAGGGGGTCTTCGCGGACGGCCGCACGGTCGAATCGGGCCCGCAGCCCGCCGAGGTCGGCCGGCTGCGCGAACTGCTGCGCGCGGTGCGCGAGAGCCAGGACCTGGTGCCCTCGCTGCTGCCGGTGGGCGACGGGTTGCTGTGCGGGGTCAAGCGCTGA
- a CDS encoding enoyl-CoA hydratase/isomerase family protein — protein sequence MADTVLYEVSDGLATITLNRPEAMNAMNTETKVALRDAAQAAAADGGVRAILLTAAGDRAFCVGQDLKEHIGLLAADKESGSRHTMSTVREHYNPIVRALTGAPKPVVAAVNGVAAGAGFGFALCADYRIVADTAAFNTSFAGVALTADSGISWTLPRVIGPGRAADLLLFPRSITAQEAFELGIANRLVPSSELRGEAEKVARALAAGPTVAYAALKESVAYGLTHSLDETLEKEDELQARAGASEDHVIAVQAFVNKEKPKYLGR from the coding sequence ATGGCCGACACCGTGCTCTACGAGGTGAGCGACGGACTCGCGACGATCACGCTGAACCGCCCCGAGGCGATGAACGCGATGAACACCGAGACCAAGGTCGCCCTCCGGGACGCGGCCCAGGCCGCCGCGGCGGACGGCGGCGTACGGGCGATCCTGCTCACCGCCGCAGGTGACCGGGCGTTCTGCGTCGGGCAGGACCTCAAGGAGCACATCGGGCTGCTGGCCGCCGACAAGGAGTCGGGGTCGCGACACACGATGAGCACCGTGCGCGAGCACTACAACCCGATCGTGCGCGCCCTGACCGGGGCCCCGAAGCCCGTGGTGGCCGCGGTGAACGGCGTCGCCGCGGGGGCCGGCTTCGGCTTCGCCCTCTGCGCGGACTACCGGATCGTCGCCGACACCGCCGCCTTCAACACGTCCTTCGCCGGGGTCGCGCTGACCGCCGACTCGGGCATCTCATGGACCCTGCCGCGGGTGATCGGACCGGGCCGCGCCGCCGATCTGCTGCTCTTCCCGCGCAGCATCACCGCGCAGGAGGCCTTCGAGCTCGGGATCGCCAACCGGCTCGTCCCGTCGTCCGAACTGCGCGGCGAGGCGGAGAAGGTGGCACGGGCGCTGGCGGCGGGGCCGACGGTCGCGTACGCCGCGCTGAAGGAGTCCGTGGCGTACGGGCTCACTCATTCTCTGGACGAGACGCTGGAGAAGGAGGACGAGCTGCAGGCGCGGGCCGGGGCGTCCGAGGACCATGTGATCGCGGTGCAGGCGTTCGTCAACAAGGAGAAGCCGAAGTACTTGGGGCGGTGA
- the dapE gene encoding succinyl-diaminopimelate desuccinylase: MADTTLDLTLDAAELTARLVDFPSESGNEKPLADAVETALRALPHLTVDRYGNNVVARTNLGRAERVILAGHIDTVPIAGNVPSRLDEDGVLWGCGTCDMKSGVAVQLRIAATVPAPNRDLTFVFYDNEEVAAHLNGLKHVAEAHPDWLAGDFAILLEPTDGQVEGGCQGTLRVLLKTKGERAHSARAWMGSNAIHAAAPILAKLAAYEPRTPVVDGLRFHEGLNAVRVEGGVATNVIPDACTVVVNFRYAPDRSEAEAEAFVRDFFADCDIDEFIVDDHTGGARPGLTHPAAAAFLTAVGGEARPKFGWTDVARFSALGVPAVNYGPGAPLLAHKVDERVRASEIPEAEERLRAWLTS; encoded by the coding sequence ATGGCCGACACCACCCTTGACCTCACGCTGGACGCCGCCGAGCTCACCGCGCGGCTCGTCGACTTCCCCTCGGAGAGCGGCAACGAGAAGCCGCTCGCGGACGCCGTCGAGACCGCGCTGCGCGCCCTGCCGCATCTGACGGTCGACCGGTACGGCAACAACGTCGTGGCGCGTACGAACCTGGGGCGGGCCGAGCGCGTGATCCTCGCCGGCCACATCGACACGGTCCCCATCGCCGGCAACGTGCCCTCGCGCCTCGACGAGGACGGCGTCCTGTGGGGCTGCGGCACCTGCGACATGAAGTCCGGCGTCGCCGTACAGCTGCGCATCGCGGCCACGGTCCCCGCACCCAACCGCGACCTCACCTTCGTGTTCTACGACAACGAAGAGGTCGCCGCCCACCTGAACGGCCTGAAGCACGTCGCCGAGGCCCACCCCGACTGGCTGGCGGGCGACTTCGCGATCCTCCTGGAGCCGACGGACGGCCAGGTGGAGGGCGGCTGCCAGGGCACGCTACGGGTGCTCCTGAAGACCAAGGGGGAGCGTGCCCACTCCGCGCGCGCGTGGATGGGTTCCAACGCGATCCACGCGGCGGCCCCGATCCTCGCCAAGCTCGCCGCCTACGAGCCGCGCACGCCGGTCGTGGACGGCCTCCGGTTCCACGAAGGCCTCAACGCCGTCCGCGTCGAAGGGGGCGTGGCCACCAACGTCATCCCCGACGCCTGCACCGTCGTCGTCAACTTCCGCTACGCGCCCGACCGCAGCGAGGCGGAGGCCGAGGCCTTCGTGCGTGACTTCTTCGCCGACTGCGACATCGACGAGTTCATCGTCGACGACCACACCGGCGGGGCCCGGCCCGGCCTGACCCATCCGGCCGCGGCGGCCTTCCTGACGGCCGTCGGCGGCGAGGCCCGCCCCAAGTTCGGCTGGACGGACGTCGCCCGCTTCAGCGCGCTCGGGGTGCCCGCGGTGAACTACGGGCCCGGCGCGCCGCTCCTCGCCCACAAGGTGGACGAGCGGGTGCGGGCGTCGGAGATCCCCGAGGCCGAGGAGCGCCTGCGCGCCTGGCTGACGTCCTGA
- a CDS encoding DNA-3-methyladenine glycosylase I, with the protein MSDALAGPDGALRCPWALSTEDYVSYHDKEWGRPVHGDDALYERLCLEAFQSGLSWITILRRRPGFRAAFADFEIASVAAFTDADKERLLGDPGIIRNRAKIEATVANARVLADWAPGELDELIWSFAPDPAARPAPKRLADVPAVTDESTALSKTLKKRGIRFVGPTTAYALMQACGLVNDHLEDCAARSAP; encoded by the coding sequence GTGAGCGACGCGCTCGCCGGGCCCGACGGCGCGCTGCGCTGCCCCTGGGCCCTGTCCACCGAGGACTACGTCTCGTACCACGACAAGGAGTGGGGCCGCCCGGTCCACGGCGACGACGCGCTGTACGAGCGGCTCTGCCTGGAGGCCTTTCAGTCGGGCCTGTCCTGGATCACGATCCTGCGCCGCCGGCCGGGTTTCCGTGCCGCCTTCGCCGACTTCGAGATCGCCTCGGTGGCCGCGTTCACGGACGCCGACAAGGAGCGCCTCCTCGGCGACCCGGGCATCATCCGCAACCGCGCCAAGATCGAGGCGACCGTCGCGAACGCGCGCGTGCTGGCCGACTGGGCGCCGGGCGAGCTGGACGAGCTGATCTGGTCCTTCGCCCCCGACCCGGCCGCCCGCCCGGCCCCTAAGCGGCTGGCCGACGTCCCGGCCGTCACCGACGAGTCGACGGCCCTCTCCAAGACCCTCAAGAAGCGCGGCATCCGTTTCGTGGGTCCGACCACGGCGTACGCGCTCATGCAGGCGTGCGGCCTGGTCAACGACCACTTGGAGGATTGCGCGGCCCGGAGCGCCCCTTAA
- a CDS encoding TIGR00730 family Rossman fold protein — translation MATGNPEGKKQPPEEQRLGPVLRRRGQVQASTTDQRLLDAGGPSDWVHTDPWRVLRIQSEFIEGFGTLAELPPAISVFGSARTPVDSPEYEAGVALGRGLVEAGFAVITGGGPGAMEAANKGACEAKGISVGLGIELPFEQGLNPYVDIGLNFRYFFVRKMMFVKYAQGFVVLPGGLGTLDELFEALTLVQTQKVTRFPIVLFGTAYWGGLVDWLKNTLIAQGKAAEKDLLLFHLTDEVEEAVALVSKEAGR, via the coding sequence ATGGCTACTGGCAACCCCGAGGGCAAGAAGCAGCCACCGGAGGAGCAGCGGCTGGGGCCGGTACTGCGCAGGCGGGGTCAAGTGCAGGCGAGTACCACGGACCAGCGGCTGCTCGACGCGGGCGGCCCCTCCGACTGGGTGCACACCGACCCCTGGCGGGTCCTGCGCATCCAGTCGGAGTTCATCGAAGGATTCGGCACGCTCGCCGAACTCCCGCCCGCGATCAGCGTCTTCGGCTCCGCCCGTACGCCGGTGGACTCGCCCGAGTACGAGGCGGGAGTCGCGCTCGGCCGAGGCCTGGTCGAAGCCGGCTTCGCCGTCATCACGGGCGGCGGGCCCGGCGCGATGGAAGCCGCCAACAAGGGCGCCTGCGAGGCCAAGGGCATCTCGGTCGGTCTGGGCATCGAGCTCCCCTTCGAGCAGGGCCTCAACCCCTACGTCGACATCGGCCTCAACTTCCGGTACTTCTTCGTCCGCAAGATGATGTTCGTCAAGTACGCCCAGGGCTTCGTGGTGCTGCCCGGCGGCCTCGGCACCCTCGACGAACTCTTCGAGGCCCTCACCCTCGTACAGACCCAGAAGGTCACCCGCTTCCCGATCGTCCTGTTCGGCACGGCGTACTGGGGCGGTCTCGTCGACTGGCTCAAGAACACCCTGATCGCCCAGGGCAAGGCCGCCGAAAAGGACCTCCTCCTCTTCCACCTCACGGACGAGGTGGAAGAGGCGGTCGCCTTGGTCTCCAAGGAGGCAGGCCGCTAG
- a CDS encoding anti-sigma factor, which produces MSGSRPDSTERRVADQHLGDRLSALVDGELGHESRDRVLAHLVTCAKCKAEADAQRRLKNVFAEVAPPPPSESFLARLQGLPGGGDFDGGDGSPFGGGGFGGRLPSGAPVTGVFGVRGEPFGYVPAAPHGDVLPPASGRGFRIHDVSRHETDRSASRGLRFAFAAAGAVSLAAVALGGVSTGVPADTTDARGGSGGSNVTPARTPGSGPATAPETQRRRSDGPLLAQGERALGVAPAVPTSVSAPLLPGVPAPVTRADDVMHTLTTPVVAGAAVMSPLIHPLTETQPIAQTSWSTPPGLTPPRLLAAPATSPSPSSSPSPSSRTAH; this is translated from the coding sequence GTGAGTGGATCCCGGCCCGACTCTACGGAGCGGCGTGTTGCCGACCAGCATCTTGGGGACCGACTCTCCGCCCTGGTGGACGGAGAGCTCGGTCATGAGTCGCGTGATCGTGTCCTGGCCCACCTCGTCACCTGCGCGAAGTGCAAGGCCGAGGCGGACGCCCAGCGCCGACTGAAGAACGTCTTCGCGGAAGTCGCCCCGCCGCCCCCCTCCGAGAGCTTCCTGGCCCGTCTCCAGGGACTGCCCGGGGGAGGTGACTTCGACGGCGGTGATGGCTCACCGTTCGGCGGGGGCGGATTCGGCGGAAGACTCCCCTCCGGCGCCCCGGTGACCGGTGTCTTCGGAGTGCGCGGAGAGCCCTTCGGGTACGTGCCCGCCGCGCCGCACGGCGACGTGCTGCCGCCCGCCTCCGGGCGCGGTTTCCGCATCCATGACGTCAGCCGTCACGAGACCGACCGATCGGCCTCGCGCGGGCTGCGCTTCGCCTTCGCCGCCGCCGGTGCGGTGTCGCTGGCCGCGGTCGCGCTCGGCGGGGTGTCGACCGGAGTGCCGGCCGACACCACGGACGCGCGCGGGGGCTCCGGCGGCAGCAATGTGACGCCGGCGCGTACGCCGGGCTCGGGGCCCGCGACGGCCCCCGAGACACAGCGCCGCCGCTCCGACGGGCCGCTGCTCGCCCAGGGCGAGCGTGCGCTCGGCGTGGCGCCCGCGGTGCCGACCTCGGTGTCCGCGCCCCTGCTCCCCGGAGTCCCCGCTCCGGTGACCCGGGCAGACGACGTCATGCACACGCTGACCACCCCCGTGGTGGCCGGTGCCGCCGTGATGTCCCCGCTCATACATCCGCTCACCGAGACCCAGCCGATCGCGCAGACCTCCTGGTCGACGCCGCCCGGCCTCACGCCTCCGCGGCTCCTCGCCGCCCCGGCCACCTCCCCGTCCCCCTCTTCCTCCCCGTCCCCCTCCTCCCGTACCGCCCACTGA